The DNA sequence ATAGAATATTATGGGCAAATATTAGGTGCGCTATATACAACACCTACGGTAGGACTTAAGCCTTCATCTAAAACTTTATTTCCAGAAGCATCAAATACTTGATAAGTAACTTCTTCATCATAACTTCCTTCATTAAAAGATATTTCCAAATCACTTTCCGTAGGAACTAAAACTTTAACAGTACCGGTTCCACCGCTATCTAAAGTTACTTCGCCTACAACAATATCTCCAGCAACTGTAAATGTTAATGAAGCGCCATTCCAGCCATCTGCATAAGCGTCTTGCATATCAACAGTCCATTCGCAAGGTGTTCCAAGAACAATGATATCTTCAATGCTACTTACCTCAGATTCTAAACCATTAAAGGCTTTTTCTTTAACTGTTACGGTAACAAGATCTTCTTTTTGTGTAAAAAGGATACCCATTTTGTCTGTTCTTCCCTCAATAGGTTTTAGTTCAGCTCCTGAAACTGTCCAGATATATTCTGAACCACCTCTAGGTGGCGACACACTATAGATTAATTCTGAACCAACAAAACCAACACTAGGACCATTAAAATTAAAGATTTCAGGGATTACTTTGCCTGAATCACTTTCTAATTTATCATCATCTTCACAAGACAAAATGAATAGCGATGAAGCGATGAATATTAAACTATATGTAAAAAGTTTATTGAATTTTTTCATTTTTTTATTTTTAGAATTAAACAAAATTACCAGCCTCCATTAGAAACATCAATTCCATCAGCATTACTTACACCTCCAATGGTGTAATTTTCATATCCTCCTGCTAAAAGGTAAGCTCCTGGTACTGGTAAATGTAAAGGGGTACCTATTTGTAATAGGTCATTTTTTCTCATTTCAAAGAAACCAATTCCCATACCGGATGTTAATAATTCAATAGATCTTTCGTAATGGATGGCATCTACGACTTCATCAAAAGAAGCGGTTTCACTAAGTGGTGTTAATTCACCTCTAAGAACACGAGAAGATGCGTTTATAATAGTAACTGCATCCGCTATAGCACCTCCAGACCTTAAAATAGCTTCGGCTTTATATAAATCGTTCTCAGCAATTAGCATTTCAGGTACAGCAGCTGTTTGCTCTGATACAAAAATTTCTTCATCATATCGAGAATGTCTGTAGTTAGAGTAATGATATGTACCTCTATCAGGTCTAAAACCTTGACTATCTAAATACTCAAAGTCTGTATCCAATCTACTATCATTGCTAGTTGCTGGATCCAATATGGATGCAGAGGCAGGCCAACGAGCAGGACTTGAAGGGTCTAAAAGATTAACAACTCGCATATCAACTCGTGCCCATCCTGATACATTAGCATAGTATAGCCATTCGCTCCACCAATTTACAGCCCCATCCCATAATATTTCAACATCATAGGTTATTCCGTTGTTGGCATAATTTAAAACTTTATCCCAATCTAAAGCATCCCGTTGAGTTGAATTTCTTGGTGTATTTGCTAATAATCTAGCGCCCATAGAGTTTAAAAACTCTGACCATTCTTCACTTGTTAATGATAAACCATTTATAGCATCTACAGTAAACGTGTTGTTATCTGCCAATTCTATAGCTCTATCTAATTTTTCAAGAGCAACATCCATAGCTAAAGCAGGACTTGTAGCTTCGCTATCAAATAATGGACCTGTTTCATCTACAATCCATACACGATCATAAACCAAAGCAATGTAACCTATAGCGACCGCTTGACCAAATCTAGCTAAAGATTCAGTTTTAGCAGGGTCTTCTGTAGCAAGCGTCCCTTCATTGATGTTTTTAATAACAGTAGATTGGTTTGCAAGTAGCGTGTATAGTGCTGTGTAATAATCTTCGGAAGCAGAAGCATTAGAGTACCCGGGGTTATTATCCCAAGCTTTTCTTGGTTCTCCAGACATATCGTTCATACCTTGATTTCCATGAGAACAAGTTCGCATATCTGCCATAGTTGTTAACATTAATGCTGGGCCATCATATGAATTAACAGCACTAAACCAAGATTGGAATGCACTTAAAGCTGTAGCTTCACTTGCTACTTCCTCTGGTGTTGGATTGGCAGTATAAGGCGTATCCAAAGAGGCATCAAAATCATCACATGAACTGAAAACAGCCAAGATGAATAGAAATATTGTATATAATTTAAAATTTTTCATAGTCTTAAAATTTAAACAGGATTGATAGTTTGTAACTTGAAGTTACAGGGTAAGAATTCTGATCTACAGCAAAATATTGTTGTGTGCTTGAATCATATAGCTGTACTTCTGGGTCCCAACCAGAATAATCTGTAAAGGTTAATAAATTAGTTCCTGTAAGTCCCACTCTTATTGAATCAAAAAATCCATTTGCAACACCAGCTAATTGGTCTTTTTGTAAAGTGTAGAATAAAGAAACTTCTCTAAGTTTAACATAAGTACCGTCTTCTACCCAGTATTTGTAATCTTGATTTACAGCATATAAACCTTGGTAGTAATTGATAGATTTCTTTTCAGACTCTGCATAGCCAGACTGATCCATCATAACATGTCTATTGTCACGAGTTAACCATTGTGCATTTCTGTTGTAAATATCCCCGCCTTGTTTCCAATCTACAAGCATGTATAATCCGAAATTTTTGTAGCTAAAATCATTTCTAAATCCAACTTTAAAATCTGCATTAGCATTACCAATATCTCCTAAGACTTTGTCGCCATTTTCATCAACTAAATCAATAGGTTTTTCTAAAGAAGTTCCAATAGTATTTCTTTCAACTACTATACCATCTCTATTAACTACATAATCATCAATAGATGCACCTGTAGGTAATTGGTCAGCCATTTGGTCAAGATTGCTTACAAATTGATATCCCCACATAGTTCCGTGTTCAATGCCTTCTTCAATTCTAAAAACTTCACCAGCATAATTAACCGTGGTAGCGGTTCCATCATCATCATTAGGTCCTACTGTTTGTGGACTAACATTTAGCTTGGTAACTTCGTTGGATGAAGTATCAAATATGATGTTGGTATTCCATTTAAAGTCTCCATCTCTAAAAATATCTGCACCTAAACTCATTTCTATTGTTTCGAATTCAAGTGTTCCAGCATTTACCCATTGTTTGTCATAACCACCTGAAAGTGGTGGAAATAAATCAACTAACATAAATTGGTCTTCTGTTTTTGATTGTGAGTAAACCGCTTCAAAGTTAATTCTGTTAAATAATTTTGTTGAAAAACCAAATTCTAATTCTGAAGTTTGTGATGGTTTTAAATCTGGGTTTGCTGCTATACTAAGACCTAAAACACCACTTTCAATTAGTTTTCTTCTATATTGCCAGTCATATCCTGGTCTTTGACCAGCTGTACCATAAGCAACATGGAATTTCATTTCGTCAATATTGTCTATATTTAAATCTTTTGAGATTCTGTAGGCCCCAGACACACGATAATAATTATTCCATTTCTCATTTTCACCAAAGGTAGATGATCCATCTGTTCTGAACATGGCATCCAAAATATAGCGGTCTTTATAATCTAAACCAATAATACCAAATACGTTTCTAGCATTTATTGATTCTTCGTCTGATGATATAAATGCGTCTTGATAGTTATCTAATGATATTGCTTCACCATCATATATTTGGTTAGATCCATAGGAGTCAAATTCTGAATAATCGCTATCCTCCATTAAATAACTCAATTTAGAGGTTACATTTAATTCGTCAAATTGTTTATAGAAATTTAACGTGAATTGTGCTTTTTGCGATGTGTTTCTAGAATGGAACATGTAGTAGTTTCCTTGTATACTTTGTGTAAACAAAGTCGCTTGCGTTCCTCCAGTTGTTAGATTTTCATTGGAGTTGAAATCTGTATATTTAGAGTCGTAAGTTTCAATAGCATACTCTGCATCAAAATTTAAATAATCAGTAAATTTAAGATTCACTTTATAAGAGCCTAGAAACTTATTTATAGTTTCTCTTTCAGGATTTGACCAAAGTGGATAAATAGGATTGGTTGATGTTTCTTCAAATCTATTAGGAACCAGTACGTAAGGTTGCCCATTAAGATTTGTTCCGTTTAAATTAGAATCTGGTTGAGAGATAAGTAAATCAAAAAATATGTCACCAGTACCACCTGGAGCTTGGTCGTTTGTTCTAATAAAGTTGTTGTAAGCATCTAAAGTTAACCAATCATTGATTTTATAATTGGCATTTAATCTAGCAGCAACTCTTTCGTAACCTTTTGTTTCTTTTAATACTCCTTCAGTATCACTTTTTTCAGCAGAGAAAAATACATTTGATTTTTCACTACCAGATGATGCTGAAACATATAAATTAGAAGTAGTTCCAGATCTGAAGAAATCTTTTTGAGGATTATATAAAACGCCATATGGATTGTCTGCGTATTGATCATCACTTTCTATTCTAGAACCTGATATGCCACTGTAATCTACGTTGTCATAGTTTGCAGGGTAGTTTATGCCTTCGTATTTAGTATATATACCTTTGTAGTTCTCCCAATCTGACGCTAATTGATAGTGGTGAGAATTACTTGTTTCAACAAAATTGTTTAATCTAGAGAACCCAATTTCAGATTTTAAAGTAACACTTACTACACCTTCTTTACCTCTTTTAGTTGTAATAACAATAACACCATTCCCTGCGCGAGAACCATAAAGAGCAGATGCCGAAGCACCTTTTACAACCTCAATAGAGGCGATGTCATCAGAATTTACATCTTGTAGTCCCCCTTCAACAAATACACCATCTACAATTACTAATGGTGCTTGAGAACCAAAGAAATTATTAGCTCCTCTTAATTGAATATTGGCCCCTTGTCCTGGTTGTCCTAAATTGGTTACATTAACACCTGCAACTTTACCTTGTAAAACACTTGCGGCAGATGTGGTTGGTATATCTTGAAGATCTTTTTCTCCAACTTTGTTTACAGTTACAGATAATTTGTTTCTTGAAGTTGCACCAGCAACACCAGTAATGACAATTTCATCAAGTGAGGTTGCGTCTTCTGTTAGTGTAACATTAATTGTGTTTGATTCTCCTACTTTGACTTCTTTTTTAGTATATCCAATAAAACTAAAAACAAGAGTAGACCCTTGGTTTGCTGTTATTGAATATTTACCATCGAAATCTGTTGAAGTACCATATGTACTTCCTTTTACTAAGACTGTAGACCCAGGAAGCGGTAAACCAGAGTTGTCTGATACGATACCTGTAATAGTCTTTTCTTGTGCGAACGTTAGTTGCACGACAAACGCTAACAATAGCGTTAGTATTCCACTAAACTTTGTTTTCATGTTATAATTATTTGAATTAGTCAACGTAAAAATCTTAATAATAAGTTAATAAAACAATAAATAATGGTTAAAATTTATTGTTATTGATAAGATGATTAAAAAAATGGGTGTATTTTCAGAAATTAGCAACAAGGCTTATGTGTATTTTGGAATTAGATACTTTGAATGGGCTGCCCTCATTTTTTCCATTGGCATAATTGAATTTTAGCAAGCCAGATTTTGTTAAAATTCCGAACCCAAAACCATAGCCGTAAAGTTTTTCTTTGGTGTTATTTATTTGGTTTTCAAAATACGCTATATCGGTAATAGAATGTAAGTATATGTTGCTGTTAAGTTGGTAGCGGTATTCAATATTTGTTAAGCCATAAAAGGAAGCTAATATGCTATTTTCTTCAAAACCTCTTATGGAATTAATGCCACCAAAGCGTAATAATTCATTCTCAAAATAAGTGTTTGAAATTATGTTTTTTGCGTTCATTCTTAAAAAAACACTATTTTGGTTGTTAAGCGCTATTATTTTGTAACTATCAATGAGCCATTGGGTTTGTTTTTCAGAGGTTTCTAGTGTTTTTCGTTTGCCAATACCTGTTTCCAAATATAAGGCTGTTTTTATAGGAAATAATAGATTTTGATGCTGAGATTTTAAGTATTGGTACTCAAAGGTGGCATAATTTGATTTGTAATCTTCTATAAATAAAGTGGAAGTTGTGTTTAAAAGATTATTAGATTCAACGGAAGAAATACCTGTTGATATTTTGTGTTTAGGGTTTATTTGATAGTGTATTTTAGCTGATTGATTGACAGTGGTAAAACTGCTGTCTTTTTTAAAAATATTTAATTGAAAATCTATGCCAATAGGGGTGTTAAATAAATAAGGGAGACTTAAATCTGCATTAAAGGTTTTTTGGTCATTTTCATCACTTTTATATTCAAGTTTAAAAGTTTCACCATAATTTAAGTTGTTTTCAAGGCTTAGATTAACATAACCATCAAACGCTAATTTAGTAGTTTCTTCATTAGTGCCAAAACCTAAAAAACCATCAAAGCCATTACTTTTTGTTTTTTTTATATACATATATAGGGTAGTAGAATCTTTTGAAAACAAAACTTCAGGAGGCTTGATTGTGTTAGCAAATCTTAAATTGTTTAATTGTGCTGCTTTTTCTTTTATTTCTTTTAGGTTGAAAATCTTATTCTTTTTAATTTTTAAATAATGTTTCAAATACGCTTTTGGAAAATTTTCATAGCCTTTAATGATAATATTGTTTAGCAGTCGTTTTTGAGTTTTTGATTCAATTATTAAATCTGCTTTTAGTTGATTGTTCTTTTTTACTTCAATTTGAGATAAATATAATTTAGAAAAAGGAAATCCTTTTTCTATAAGTTTAGAGTTTAAATGTGTTAAAATGCTTTCGGTGTTTTCAATATCAATCACAAAATAATTGTCATGCATGGTTTTAGAAATGAATTGAATCATTGAAGGTTCAATTACATTTTTATTGTAGTATATATATATGGTGTTGTATTTTGTTTTTAATTGAATTGTTGCAACAAAAGTAGAATCGTTAATTTGATCAATTGTGTCAAGACTATTCTCAATATATCCTATTTTATATAGTTGTTTTTGTAGTGCGTTAACTTCTTGTGTTATGGAAGTGTAATTTATGTGTTTTTTTTTGTAGTCTATTTTTTTTAGTATTTCAATATCATCATTGCTTTTTCCATTAATTTTTAGATGTAAATTTTGGCAAAATGCTTCCAAAGAAAAAAAGGTATATATAATAAGGAGTAAATATGATGTTTTCAGCACGTTGAAATTCAGCTTTGTTTTTGTGTAAATCTAACGGAAAAAGAACACTTATAATATGGGAGTCGAAATATTTTTTGAAAACTCTTAAAAATTAATGAATTAGGATTTGAATTATTCATTTTAATTTTTACCTTTGCAGCCCTCTTAAAAGAGGATTTTAAAATTTATATATAATATATATGCCAACAATTTCACAATTAGTAAGAATAGGAAGAGCCAAAATAACCAAGAAGAGTAAATCGGCTGCTTTAGATTCTTGTCCGCAAAGACGTGGTGTGTGTACTCGTGTTTACACGACAACTCCAAAAAAACCTAACTCAGCAATGCGTAAGGTAGCAAGGGTTCGTTTGACAAACGGTAACGAGGTTAATGCATACATTGGTGGAGAAGGACACAATCTACAAGAGCACTCGATAGTATTGGTTAGAGGTGGAAGGGTAAAAGATTTACCAGGAGTTAGATATCACATTGTACGTGGTGCTTTAGACACGGCAGGTGTTTCGGGTAGAACGCAACGTAGATCTAAGTATGGTGCTAAACGCCCTAAGAAGTAATTAAAACTTTAAGAAGAAGACATGAGAAAAAGAGCAGCAAAAAAGAGACCGCTTTTACCGGATCCACGTTTTAACGATCAGTTAGTAACTCGTTTCGTTAACATGATGATGTGGGATGGAAAAAAGTCTGTCGCTTTTAAAGTATTCTACGATGCAATTGATATTGTAGAGTCTAAAAAAACTGACGAAGAAAAAACAGCTTTAGAGGTGTGGAAAGATGCTTTGTCTAATGTGATGCCTCACGTAGAAGTGCGTAGCCGTCGTGTTGGAGGTGCAACATTTCAAATCCCAATGCAAATTCGTCCAGACCGTAAAGTTTCTACAGCAATGAAATGGTTGATTAGCTATTCACGTAAAAGAAACGAAAAATCTATGGCGCAACGTTTAGCTTCAGAAATTTTGGCAGCAGCTAAAGAAGAAGGAGCGGCCGTTAAGAAAAGAGTAGATACTCACAAAATGGCAGAAGCCAATAAAGCATTCTCTCACTTTAGATTTTAATAGGACATGGCAAGAGATTTAAAATTAACAAGAAATATAGGTATTGCTGCGCATATTGATGCAGGAAAAACTACAACAACAGAGCGTATTCTTTTTTATACGGGGGTGTCTCATAAAATTGGAGAGGTTCATGATGGGGCTTCAACAATGGACTGGATGGAACAAGAGGCAGAAAGAGGTATTACTATTACTTCTGCTGCAACAACTTGTGACTGGGTGTTTCCTAAAGAAAATGGAGAGCCAACCGAAGATGCGCAAAGTTATCATTTTAATATTATTGATACTCCAGGTCACGTTGATTTTACCGTAGAGGTAAATCGTTCTTTACGTGTACTTGATGGTCTTGTATTCTTATTTAGTGCAGTTGATGGTGTAGAGCCTCAATCTGAAACTAACTGGAGACTAGCTGACAACTATAAAGTGCCTAGAATTGGTTTCGTTAATAAAATGGACCGTCAAGGATCTAACTTTTTAGGTGTTTGTCAACAAGTAAAAGATATGTTAAAGTCTAATGCAGTGCCAATTGTTTTGAATATTGGTGATGAAATTGACTTTAAAGGTATTGTAGATTTAGTTAAAAACAGAGCTATTGTATGGCATGATGATAACTACGGGTCTACATTTGATGTTATTGACATTCCTGAAGATATGAAAGAAGAAGCTCGTAAATATAGAGCTTTGTTAATCGAAGAAGTTGCATCTTACGATGAAAACTTATTAGAGAAATTCATGGAAGATGAAGATTCTATTACAGAAGAAGAAGTGCACGCTGCACTTAGAGCTGCTGTAATGGATATGGCTATTATACCAATGGTATGTGGGTCTTCATTCAAAAATAAAGGGGTACAGTTTTTATTAGATGCTGTATGCCGTTACTTACCTTCTCCTTTAGATAGAGAAAGTGTTGTTGGAACAAATCCAGATACAGATAAAGAGGAAAGACGTAAGCCGTCAGTGAACGAACCTTTTGCTGCTTTAGCTTTTAAAATTGCTACAGATCCTTTTGTTGGACGTTTAGCTTTCTTTAGAGCATATTCAGGTCGTTTAGATGCAGGTTCTTATATTTTGAACAACCGTTCAGGTAAAAAAGAGCGTATCTCTCGTATATACCAAATGCACTCAAATAAGCAAAATGCTATCGATTTTATCGAAGCAGGAGATATTGGTGCAGCAGTAGGATTTAAAGATATCAAGACTGGTGATACCATGTCTGATGAAAAACATCCAATTGTTTTAGAATCTATGGACTTCCCTGATCCGGTAATTGGTATTGCGGTAGAGCCTAAAACTAAAGCAGATGTTGATAAAATGGGTATGGCTTTAGCTAAGTTGGCTGAAGAAGATCCAACATTCACAGCAAGAACTGACGAAGCTTCAGGACAGACTATTATTTCTGGAATGGGTGAGCTTCACTTAGATATTATTGTAGACCGTCTTAAACGTGAGTTTAAGGTAGAGGTAAATCAAGGGCAGCCACAAGTAGAGTACAAAGAAGCTATTACACAACGTGCAGAACACAGAGAAGTTTATAAGAAACAATCTGGTGGACGTGGTAAATTCGCAGATATTGTATTTACATTAGAACCTGCAGAAGAAGGAAAAGTTGGTTTAGAGTTTGTTTCTGAAATTAAAGGAGGTAACGTTCCTAAAGAATTTATCCCTTCAATCGAGAAAGGATTCAAAATGGCCATGGTTAATGGTCCATTGGCTGGATATGAAGTAGATGCTATGAAAGTAACATTAACTGATGGATCTTACCATGATGTGGATTCAGATCAGTTATCTTTCGAATTGGCTGCGAAACTTGGATTTAAAAATGCTGCAAAAGCTGCAAAAGCAGTAATTATGGAGCCAATCATGAAACTTGAGGTGATTACACCTGAAGAAAACATGGGTGACATTGTAGGAGATTTAAATAGACGTCGTGGACAAGTTAGTGATATGGGTGACAGAGCCGGAGCAAAAACAGTAAAAGCTACTGTGCCACTATCGGAAATGTTTGGTTATGTTACAACTTTAAGAACATTATCATCTGGTCGTGCAACGTCTACTATGGAATTTTCACATTATGCTGAAACACCTTCTAATATATCAGAAGAAGTTATTAAAGCTGCTAAAGGCATTGAATCGTAAATCTTAAGAAAATGAGTCAGAAAATCAGAATAAAATTAAAATCTTACGATCACAATTTAGTAGATAAATCTGCTGATAAGATTGTAAAAACAGTAAAAAGTACAGGTGCCGTGGTAACAGGACCAATTCCATTACCTACACATAAGAAAATTTTCACTGTATTACGTTCTCCACACGTAAACAAGAAATCAAGAGAACAATTTCAATTAAGCTCTTATAAGCGTTTACTTGATATTTATTCTTCATCATCAAAAACTATTGATGCCTTGATGAAACTTGAATTACCAAGTGGTGTTGAAGTAGAGATTAAAGTATAAGTAAATTATCGCTAAGCACAGTCTAAGCGAAACATGTCCTGAGCTGCGTGCAAGGGAAAAACGGTAAAAATACAATTCAAGGCTGAATGTATTTTCAGCCTTGAGTTTTAAATAACAAATAGTAATAATTAATAAATAATAAATATGTCTGGGTTAATTGGAAAAAAAATCGGTATGACCAGCATTTTCGATGAAAAAGGGAAAAATATTCCTTGTACAGTAATCGAAGCTGGACCATGTATCGTTACCCAAGTCAGAACTGAAGAAGTTGACGGCTATGAAGCTATTCAACTTGGTTTCGATGACGCGACAGAAAAAAGTGCTACTAAAGCGGACTTAGGTCATGCTAAAAAAGCAGGAACTTCTGTAAAACGCAAAATCGTAGAATTCCAAGGTTTTGATAAGGAGTACAAATTAGGTGATGCTGTAACGGTAGAGCACTTTATTGAAGGTGAATTTGTTGATATTTCTGGAGTTTCTAAAGGAAAAGGATTTCAGGGTGTTGTAAAACGTCATGGTTTTGGTGGTGTAGGTCAAGCTACTCACGGTCAGCATAATCGTTTAAGAGCTCCAGGTTCCATTGGCGCCGCTTCATATCCTGCGAGAGTTTTCAAAGGAATGAAAATGGCCGGAAGAATGGGTGGAGAAACAGTGAAAGTTGAAAATTTAAGAGTTTTAAAAGTAGTAGCAGATAAAAATCTACTCGTTGTAAAAGGGTGTGTACCCGGACACAAAAATTCTTATGTAATTATTAGAAAATAATGAAAGTAGCAGTTTTAGATATAAACGGAAAAGACACAGGTAGAAAGGCAGACCTTTCTAAAGATGTGTTTGCTATTGAGCCTAATAATCACGCTGTGTATTTGGATGTTAAACAATATTTAGCAAACCAAAGACAAGGAACTCACAAATCGAAAGAAAGAGCTGAGATTTCAGGTTCTACACGTAAGATTAAAAAGCAAAAAGGTACTGGTACAGCAAGAGCAGGTAGTATTAAGTCTGGTGTATTTAAAGGTGGAGGTCGTATGTTCGGTCCTAGACCAAGAAACTACAGCTTCAAACTTAATAAAAACTTGAAGCGTTTAGCACGTAAATCTGCCTTCAGTATCAAAGCAGGAGAACAAGCTATCACGGTTTTAGAAGACTTTAATTTTGATACTGTAAAGACTAAGAACTTTACAGCCGTTTTAAAGGCTTTAAACCTTGAAGATAAAAAAACACTGTTTGTGTTGGGTGGCTCAAATAATAACGTATATTTGTCCTCGCGCAATTTAAAAAGCTCTGAAGTTGTAACGTCTTCAGAATTAAGTACTTATAAGATTTTAAATGCAAATCAAGTAGTGCTTTTAGAAGGAGCTTTAGCAGGAATTGAATCAAACTTAAGTAAATAGAAACCATGAGTATCTTAATTAAACCTATAATCACAGAAAAAGCGACAGCAGATAGCGAGTTAAGAAATTGCTATACTTTCGCGGTGAATACTAAGGCGAACAAGGTAGAAATCAAAAAGGCTGTGGAAGCAACCTATGGCGTTTCTGTTGAAAAAGTTCGTACTATAAATGTCCGTCCAGATCGTAGTACCAAGTACACAAAAACTGGTATTCAACATGGTAAAACAAATGCTGTTAAAAAAGCACTTGTACAACTGGCGGAAGGTGAAATGATTGATTTATACAGTAACATGTAATTAAAGACTAATGTCAGTAAGAAAATTAAAACCAATCACACCAGGACAGCGATTTAGAGTAGTTAATGGATTTGACGCCATTACTACTGATAAGCCGGAGAAAAGTTTACTTGCTCCGAATAAAAGGTCTGGTGGTAGAAACAGTCAAGGAAAAATGACCATGCGCTATATTGGTGGAGGTCATAAAAGAAAGTATCGTATTATCGATTTCAAAAGAGACAAAGCAGGTATTCCTGCCGAAGTGAAATCAATAGAATATGATCCAAACAGAACTGCTTTTATAGCTTTATTGAATTATCAAGATGGCGAAAAAAGATACATTATTGCTCAAAATGGTTTGCAAGTTGGGCAAAATGTAGTGTCAGGTCAAGAGGGTATTGCTCCAGAAATTGGAAACTCAATGCCGCTTAGCCAAATTCCATTAGGAACTATTATTTCTTGTGTAGAGTTACGTCCAGGTCAAGGAGCTATTATGGCTCGTTCTGCTGGAGCTTTTGCTCAGTTAATGGCAAGAGATGGTAAATTTGCAACTATTAAATTACCTTCAGGTGAAACAAGATTAATTCTTGTTAACTGTATGGCTACTATAGGTGTTGTATCTAATTCAGATCACCAATTGTTAGTGTCTGGTAAAGCAGGTAGAACAAGATGGTTGGGCAGACGTCCGCGTACTAGACCAGTTGTAATGAATCCTGTTGATCATCCAATGGGTGGTGGTGAAGGTAAATCTTCTGGTGGACACCCTCGTTCTAGAAATGGTGTTCCAGCTAAAGGATACAGAACCCGTTCTAAAAAGAATGCAAGTAATAAATATATTGTAGAACGTAGAAAGAAATAAGACATGGCAAGATCATTAAAAAAGGGACCTTACGTTCATTATAAATTAGAGAAAAAAGTTGCTGTAAATGTTGAAACTAACAAAAAAACAGTTATCAAAACTTGGTCTAGAGCCAGTATGATTACTCCTGATTTTGTTGGACAAACGATAGCAGTGCACAATGGCCGTCAATTTGTACCTGTATATGTTACAGAGAACATGGTTGGTCATAAACTTGGAGAATTTTCACCAACACGTTCATTCCGTGGGCATGCAGGTGCTAAAAATAAAGGTAAAAAATAGTAAGCAATGGGAAGTCGTAAAAAACAAATGGCAGACGCTATTAAGGAAGGGAAAAAGCAAGTGGCTTTTGCAAAACTTAATAACTGTCCTACATCACCAAGAAAAATGCGTTTAGTAGCCGATTTAGTAAGAGGTGAACGCGTAGAAAAAGCGCTTAATATTTTGAAATTCAACCAAAAAGAAGCTTCTGGTAAATTAGAAAAATTGTTATTGTCTGCTATTGCAAACTGGCAATCTAAAAATGAAGAGGCTAATCTTGAAGAAGCTGAATTAATCGTAAAAGAGATTAGAGTTGATGGCGGATC is a window from the Pseudalgibacter alginicilyticus genome containing:
- a CDS encoding RagB/SusD family nutrient uptake outer membrane protein, encoding MKNFKLYTIFLFILAVFSSCDDFDASLDTPYTANPTPEEVASEATALSAFQSWFSAVNSYDGPALMLTTMADMRTCSHGNQGMNDMSGEPRKAWDNNPGYSNASASEDYYTALYTLLANQSTVIKNINEGTLATEDPAKTESLARFGQAVAIGYIALVYDRVWIVDETGPLFDSEATSPALAMDVALEKLDRAIELADNNTFTVDAINGLSLTSEEWSEFLNSMGARLLANTPRNSTQRDALDWDKVLNYANNGITYDVEILWDGAVNWWSEWLYYANVSGWARVDMRVVNLLDPSSPARWPASASILDPATSNDSRLDTDFEYLDSQGFRPDRGTYHYSNYRHSRYDEEIFVSEQTAAVPEMLIAENDLYKAEAILRSGGAIADAVTIINASSRVLRGELTPLSETASFDEVVDAIHYERSIELLTSGMGIGFFEMRKNDLLQIGTPLHLPVPGAYLLAGGYENYTIGGVSNADGIDVSNGGW
- a CDS encoding SusC/RagA family TonB-linked outer membrane protein is translated as MKTKFSGILTLLLAFVVQLTFAQEKTITGIVSDNSGLPLPGSTVLVKGSTYGTSTDFDGKYSITANQGSTLVFSFIGYTKKEVKVGESNTINVTLTEDATSLDEIVITGVAGATSRNKLSVTVNKVGEKDLQDIPTTSAASVLQGKVAGVNVTNLGQPGQGANIQLRGANNFFGSQAPLVIVDGVFVEGGLQDVNSDDIASIEVVKGASASALYGSRAGNGVIVITTKRGKEGVVSVTLKSEIGFSRLNNFVETSNSHHYQLASDWENYKGIYTKYEGINYPANYDNVDYSGISGSRIESDDQYADNPYGVLYNPQKDFFRSGTTSNLYVSASSGSEKSNVFFSAEKSDTEGVLKETKGYERVAARLNANYKINDWLTLDAYNNFIRTNDQAPGGTGDIFFDLLISQPDSNLNGTNLNGQPYVLVPNRFEETSTNPIYPLWSNPERETINKFLGSYKVNLKFTDYLNFDAEYAIETYDSKYTDFNSNENLTTGGTQATLFTQSIQGNYYMFHSRNTSQKAQFTLNFYKQFDELNVTSKLSYLMEDSDYSEFDSYGSNQIYDGEAISLDNYQDAFISSDEESINARNVFGIIGLDYKDRYILDAMFRTDGSSTFGENEKWNNYYRVSGAYRISKDLNIDNIDEMKFHVAYGTAGQRPGYDWQYRRKLIESGVLGLSIAANPDLKPSQTSELEFGFSTKLFNRINFEAVYSQSKTEDQFMLVDLFPPLSGGYDKQWVNAGTLEFETIEMSLGADIFRDGDFKWNTNIIFDTSSNEVTKLNVSPQTVGPNDDDGTATTVNYAGEVFRIEEGIEHGTMWGYQFVSNLDQMADQLPTGASIDDYVVNRDGIVVERNTIGTSLEKPIDLVDENGDKVLGDIGNANADFKVGFRNDFSYKNFGLYMLVDWKQGGDIYNRNAQWLTRDNRHVMMDQSGYAESEKKSINYYQGLYAVNQDYKYWVEDGTYVKLREVSLFYTLQKDQLAGVANGFFDSIRVGLTGTNLLTFTDYSGWDPEVQLYDSSTQQYFAVDQNSYPVTSSYKLSILFKF
- a CDS encoding POTRA domain-containing protein, yielding MEAFCQNLHLKINGKSNDDIEILKKIDYKKKHINYTSITQEVNALQKQLYKIGYIENSLDTIDQINDSTFVATIQLKTKYNTIYIYYNKNVIEPSMIQFISKTMHDNYFVIDIENTESILTHLNSKLIEKGFPFSKLYLSQIEVKKNNQLKADLIIESKTQKRLLNNIIIKGYENFPKAYLKHYLKIKKNKIFNLKEIKEKAAQLNNLRFANTIKPPEVLFSKDSTTLYMYIKKTKSNGFDGFLGFGTNEETTKLAFDGYVNLSLENNLNYGETFKLEYKSDENDQKTFNADLSLPYLFNTPIGIDFQLNIFKKDSSFTTVNQSAKIHYQINPKHKISTGISSVESNNLLNTTSTLFIEDYKSNYATFEYQYLKSQHQNLLFPIKTALYLETGIGKRKTLETSEKQTQWLIDSYKIIALNNQNSVFLRMNAKNIISNTYFENELLRFGGINSIRGFEENSILASFYGLTNIEYRYQLNSNIYLHSITDIAYFENQINNTKEKLYGYGFGFGILTKSGLLKFNYANGKNEGSPFKVSNSKIHISLVANF
- the rpsL gene encoding 30S ribosomal protein S12, with the translated sequence MPTISQLVRIGRAKITKKSKSAALDSCPQRRGVCTRVYTTTPKKPNSAMRKVARVRLTNGNEVNAYIGGEGHNLQEHSIVLVRGGRVKDLPGVRYHIVRGALDTAGVSGRTQRRSKYGAKRPKK